The genomic region TCAACTTTTTGAAATTATCACTGACCCGCCTTCCGAACATATTGCCGGACTCAGTTCTATGATTATTTTTAGCGGGCTGTTCTACGGTGTATTTGCATTTATGCGTGAACAGGTGTGTCATTTTGTGTGTCCTTATGGAAGAATGCAATCTGTACTGCTCGATAATAATTCCATCAACGTAATGTACGATTATGTGCGTGGTGAATCCCGGGCCAGCATAAAGGACCGGTATCAACTGGAAAACCGCAAAGCGACCCTTGAAGATTTAGGTTTCAGTGCCAATGAAACTTTCGGTGATTGCATTGACTGTTATCAGTGTGTAAAAGTGTGCCCAATGGGTATTGATATACGAAATGGCACTCAGCTCGAATGCGTACATTGTACCGCTTGTATTGATGCCTGTGATTCTGTGATGGAAAAAATCGACAAACCTCGAGGTTTAATTCGTTATTCTTCAGAAAATGCCATTCGCGAGGAAAAGCAAAAAGTCTTTACCCCCAGAGTAGCCGGTTATTCAGGAATTCTGTTGATCTTGCTCACTACGTTCATCACCCTACTGACACTTCGTCCCGATACTGAAACAACCATTTTACGTGAACCGGGAACGCTTTATCAGGAACTGCCCGATAACCGATATGCCAATATTTACAACGTGAAGATCCTGAATAAAACCTTTAATGAGATGCCTGTGGAAATCCGCCTTGAAAGCCCTGAAGGTGAAATCGTTTCATTAGGATCGGTTGATTCCATTCAGCCCCAAAACTCTGCTGAAGGCAGGTTTATGGTTCAGCTTTACCAAGAAAACCTGAGCGGTTATCAAACCGAACTTACCTTTGGTATTTACTCAGGAAATGAAAAACTTGAAACGGTAACTTCCGGATTTTTAGGTCCGGGCAATTCTACTAATAATTAATCCTATGAAGAAGTTTAACTGGGGAACCGGCATCTTTTTGGCCGTTACTTTATTTGTGATCGCGACCTTAAGTGTGGTCAGCTATCTCATCAGTCTCGATTTTTACCTCGTCTCCAACGACCATTACGAACAGGGTGTAGAGTATCAGGAAACCATCGACGGTCAACAAAGAGTCAAGAATCTGGATAATCCGGTATTGGTACTTTTTGATGAACCCTCTGTATCCATTAAAATTACCTTCCCAAAAGAGTTGCGTTCCGATTCACTTTCAGGCAGTGTTACTTTCTACCGTCCCAACGATTCAGAGCTTGATCGAAAATTCAAGCTTCAGATTGATGAAGACGGCCGGCAGACCATCCCTGTATCTGATTTTGAAAAAGGCCGATGGAAGCTGACACTTGAATGGAAACAAGATTCGCTAGTCTACATTAATGAGAAAAATATTTTTATCTGATTGAATATTAATGAGCGGTTTAGCTAGTAGAAATGCATTGCAATGCGCTTCTACTGGCTGGCTCTGCGTTGCAACACTATGGAACTTTGGACCGGATTTACATTAGGATTATTGGGCAGCTTCCACTGCATAGGAATGTGTGGACCTATTGCCCTTAGCATACCCGGTGAAAACCGCTCTCCTTCAGCTATGTTATTTCGGGGAATACTGTACAACTCAGGCCGGGTCTTCACCTATGCCTTTCTCGGGTTTGGTTTAGGAATTCTAGGTATGGGCGCTACGGTTGCTGGATACCAGAATATACTCTCCGTTCTTTTAGGGGCACTGATCGTGTTCTTTGCTCTGTTTCCCCACATTAAGCTTCCGGAAAAATTCAGAAAAGTTTATGGAAATTTTCAAAAGATAATCAGCTCGAATATTGCCACGCTATTCAAAGAAAGTTCTACCTCCTCTTCATTTATCATTGGGCTTTTGAATGGGTTCCTTCCCTGCGGGTTTGTGGTTACGGCCTTGGCCGTTGCCCTTGTTACCGATACCGCATTGCATAGCTGTATCTATATGGCATTGTTTGGATTGGGTACACTTCCTGTGATGCTAATGATGAATATGGCTCCGGGTTTTATCTCCCCAAAAATGCGGTCTAAACTCCGGCCTTTTTCTACTTATTTCGCAATTATTATTGGCTTATTGCTAATTTGGCGTGGATTTATGGTAGGTGATGGGGTGATGGGCCATTGATGATATTTACTTCTTGTACCAAACCGGGCGAATGCAATTCGCCCTACCGTAACTTCAATGCCTTCAGAAGATCATCGAAATTATCAAAAATAAGATGAGCTAATTTGTGACCTTGTTCAATAGGGGTTTTCGTATACCAAGCTACTTTCCAGTTGGCTTTGGAGCCGCCAACTACGTCAGAGGTAAAGGAATCACCCACGTATAAAATATCTTCCCGGTTCACCCCGGCTAGCTCCGTGGCATGATCAAAAACTTTGGGATGCGGCTTCATCTCTCCTACCTCTTCCGAAATGACAATATGTTTGGCAGTTTCTTTCAGGTTGAACCGATCTATCTTCAGCCATTGTGTCTCAGCAAACCCATTGGTAATGATACCGACTTCAAAATTTTGAGCGATCTTATGATAGGATTCACTTGCACCATCCAGCCACTCCCAGTGATTCCTATAATAATTCATATAAACCTTTCCGGCTTCATCATGCATATTCTCATCAACTCCCAGGTCCCTGAATGTCTCTTGAAAGCGTCGCTGATGCAATTCATGCCGATCAATTTCTCCCCTTCCGTATTCCTCCCACAATCCCTTATTTATATGATGATAGGTATCCAGTAATTGCTTTTCTGAAATTCCGTTGAACATGTCGAAATGTTCGTGAACATCCCGAAGTCCGGCCTGTTCTGCCTTTTTGTGATCTAAAAGGGTGTCGTCTAAGTCAAAATAGATGAATTTCGGATTCAGTTGTGACAATGGAATAGTTTTTGATTATTGTTGAACCTAAAGATAGTTACCTTCGTAAGAGGGTCACAAATAAACCACAAAATCTTTACTCATGAAAGCAAAATTTTTAATCATTATCGGAGTGCTTGCACTCATCGTTTTTTATGGAATCAGT from Gracilimonas sp. harbors:
- the ccoG gene encoding cytochrome c oxidase accessory protein CcoG produces the protein MANLEEEKRIDQAQFRDHLSTVNEDGKRNWIFPKKPSGRYYTARNILAVFLLAFFFSGPFITINGNPLLLLNILERKFVIFGVAFWPQDFHLLLLGSLVFILFIVLFTAVFGRLFCGWACPQTIFMEMVFRKIEYWIEGDSAAQIRLNRAPWDFKKLRKKVTKHTIFFGMAFLISNMFLAYIIGKDQLFEIITDPPSEHIAGLSSMIIFSGLFYGVFAFMREQVCHFVCPYGRMQSVLLDNNSINVMYDYVRGESRASIKDRYQLENRKATLEDLGFSANETFGDCIDCYQCVKVCPMGIDIRNGTQLECVHCTACIDACDSVMEKIDKPRGLIRYSSENAIREEKQKVFTPRVAGYSGILLILLTTFITLLTLRPDTETTILREPGTLYQELPDNRYANIYNVKILNKTFNEMPVEIRLESPEGEIVSLGSVDSIQPQNSAEGRFMVQLYQENLSGYQTELTFGIYSGNEKLETVTSGFLGPGNSTNN
- a CDS encoding FixH family protein; its protein translation is MKKFNWGTGIFLAVTLFVIATLSVVSYLISLDFYLVSNDHYEQGVEYQETIDGQQRVKNLDNPVLVLFDEPSVSIKITFPKELRSDSLSGSVTFYRPNDSELDRKFKLQIDEDGRQTIPVSDFEKGRWKLTLEWKQDSLVYINEKNIFI
- a CDS encoding sulfite exporter TauE/SafE family protein → MRFYWLALRCNTMELWTGFTLGLLGSFHCIGMCGPIALSIPGENRSPSAMLFRGILYNSGRVFTYAFLGFGLGILGMGATVAGYQNILSVLLGALIVFFALFPHIKLPEKFRKVYGNFQKIISSNIATLFKESSTSSSFIIGLLNGFLPCGFVVTALAVALVTDTALHSCIYMALFGLGTLPVMLMMNMAPGFISPKMRSKLRPFSTYFAIIIGLLLIWRGFMVGDGVMGH
- a CDS encoding HAD-IA family hydrolase; this encodes MSQLNPKFIYFDLDDTLLDHKKAEQAGLRDVHEHFDMFNGISEKQLLDTYHHINKGLWEEYGRGEIDRHELHQRRFQETFRDLGVDENMHDEAGKVYMNYYRNHWEWLDGASESYHKIAQNFEVGIITNGFAETQWLKIDRFNLKETAKHIVISEEVGEMKPHPKVFDHATELAGVNREDILYVGDSFTSDVVGGSKANWKVAWYTKTPIEQGHKLAHLIFDNFDDLLKALKLR